One segment of Neobacillus endophyticus DNA contains the following:
- a CDS encoding YkuS family protein, whose protein sequence is MAKVGVEQSLTNIQQALKEKGYDVVELKQESDAQNCDCCVVSGLDSNVMGMQDTYTKAPVIDAEGMSADEVCQAVETRLG, encoded by the coding sequence ATGGCAAAGGTTGGAGTAGAACAGTCTCTTACAAACATTCAACAAGCATTAAAGGAAAAAGGTTATGATGTAGTAGAGTTAAAGCAGGAGTCTGACGCTCAGAATTGTGATTGCTGTGTTGTTTCTGGTCTTGATTCAAACGTAATGGGAATGCAGGATACCTACACCAAAGCTCCGGTCATTGATGCGGAGGGTATGTCTGCAGACGAGGTTTGTCAGGCAGTGGAAACCAGACTCGGATAG
- a CDS encoding Hsp20/alpha crystallin family protein yields the protein MDMDKLKQWLELAKNMQGSDFWSNVFDQEFAKQFINDEQFNSPFTNTTGQSFREGQTSKSFPIIDILEGEEEVFVIIELPGIIKENIQLGLNGNVLSIKGKAVPVHPHLHTAYSERFYGDFQRQITLPDHVNPSEINAKFWNGLLIVRYKRNNMKGEIIPIE from the coding sequence ATGGATATGGATAAATTAAAGCAATGGCTAGAACTGGCAAAAAATATGCAAGGCAGTGATTTCTGGAGTAATGTATTTGACCAGGAGTTTGCCAAGCAATTTATCAATGACGAACAATTTAACTCCCCTTTCACAAATACAACCGGGCAGTCTTTCCGCGAAGGTCAAACCTCCAAATCATTTCCAATCATAGATATATTAGAGGGTGAAGAGGAAGTATTCGTCATTATAGAACTTCCTGGAATTATTAAAGAAAACATACAACTGGGGCTAAACGGAAATGTTTTATCGATAAAAGGAAAGGCAGTACCTGTTCATCCGCATTTACATACAGCCTATTCGGAGAGATTTTATGGTGATTTTCAAAGGCAGATAACATTGCCAGATCATGTGAATCCAAGTGAAATTAACGCAAAATTTTGGAATGGATTATTAATTGTAAGATACAAACGCAACAATATGAAAGGTGAAATCATTCCGATCGAATAA
- a CDS encoding YuzL family protein, translating into MSKRKADPSKIGLSSPQVEGQGTTTTETGARIEPSSRKKQKRY; encoded by the coding sequence ATGAGTAAACGTAAAGCAGATCCGTCAAAAATAGGTCTCAGCTCACCACAAGTGGAAGGGCAGGGAACGACTACAACGGAAACGGGTGCAAGAATAGAACCATCTTCAAGAAAGAAACAGAAACGTTACTAA
- a CDS encoding IS1182 family transposase, which translates to MLSKNTQINRDQIEMIALDQLVPADHLVRKIEAAVDFSFIYSLVEDLYSTKRGRSSIDPVVLIKMAFIQYTFGIRSMRQTIKEIETNMAYRWFLGFGFYDKVPHFSTFGKNYERRFKDTDLFEQIFYRILKEAADKKLVSSEHVFIDSTHVKASANKRKFEKKVVRKESKAYEARLQAEINSDREEHGKKPIPPDKYEKEENKEIKESTTDSESGYYVKDERTKQFAYSFHAAADRNGFVLGTIVTPGNVHDSTMLEPLVEKVIEKCGKPNAVAADTGYKTPAIAQYLIENEIRPALPYTRPRTKEGYLKKHDYVYDEHFDCYICPEGQVLDYRTTTKEGYRQYISNPVICKDCPLLAQCTQSQNHQKLIQRHIWEPYLEEAEHLRHTEENKIIYARRKETIERVFADAKEKHGMRWTTLRGLKKLSMQAMLTFAAMNLKKLATWTWKSPEMA; encoded by the coding sequence ATGCTTTCGAAAAATACACAGATAAATCGTGACCAAATTGAAATGATTGCCTTAGATCAACTTGTACCTGCTGATCACTTGGTTCGCAAAATAGAAGCCGCAGTAGATTTTTCATTTATCTATTCATTGGTTGAAGATTTGTACTCAACTAAGCGCGGACGTTCAAGTATTGACCCTGTTGTATTAATTAAGATGGCTTTCATTCAATATACCTTCGGTATCCGTTCGATGCGTCAAACGATAAAGGAAATTGAAACAAATATGGCGTATCGCTGGTTTTTAGGATTTGGTTTTTATGATAAAGTACCCCACTTTTCAACTTTTGGTAAAAACTACGAACGTCGTTTTAAGGATACAGACTTATTTGAACAAATTTTCTACCGTATTTTAAAAGAGGCAGCAGATAAAAAGTTAGTTAGTTCGGAACATGTATTCATTGATTCAACTCACGTTAAAGCAAGTGCAAATAAACGCAAATTCGAAAAGAAAGTAGTTCGGAAAGAATCAAAAGCTTATGAAGCACGTCTTCAAGCAGAAATTAATAGTGATCGTGAAGAACATGGGAAAAAGCCCATCCCACCAGATAAATATGAAAAAGAAGAAAACAAAGAAATAAAAGAAAGTACAACAGATTCGGAGAGTGGTTACTATGTAAAAGACGAAAGGACAAAGCAATTTGCTTATTCATTTCATGCAGCCGCAGATAGAAATGGTTTTGTCCTGGGGACTATTGTAACTCCAGGTAACGTTCATGATAGTACAATGTTAGAGCCTCTAGTTGAAAAGGTCATTGAAAAATGTGGGAAACCTAATGCTGTAGCTGCTGATACCGGATATAAAACACCTGCTATTGCTCAATATTTAATTGAAAATGAAATTCGCCCTGCTTTACCCTATACACGACCACGTACAAAGGAGGGATATTTGAAAAAGCACGATTATGTCTATGATGAGCACTTTGATTGTTACATATGTCCGGAAGGACAAGTTCTGGATTATAGAACGACTACTAAGGAAGGTTATCGACAGTACATCTCTAATCCTGTTATATGTAAGGATTGCCCACTTCTAGCACAATGTACACAAAGTCAAAATCATCAAAAGCTCATTCAACGACATATCTGGGAACCATATCTTGAAGAGGCTGAACATCTTCGTCATACAGAAGAGAATAAAATAATATATGCACGTCGTAAAGAAACAATTGAACGTGTATTCGCGGATGCGAAAGAAAAGCATGGTATGCGATGGACAACCTTAAGAGGTCTTAAAAAATTGTCCATGCAGGCGATGCTTACTTTTGCTGCTATGAATTTAAAGAAGTTGGCTACATGGACTTGGAAAAGTCCAGAAATGGCATAA
- a CDS encoding cupredoxin domain-containing protein: MKFLIFTKETLLFFLAIGVMLASISAWFILKAGDVAVFNQPSSKVVREFHMVTAEFKTTLKNGQEIEAYRWDPGTIVIKQGERVNLYISGINGEEHPFYIEGTNIKGTVKKGRETMIPLQFNKQGTYQLICEAHSDRQHNGPMIAYIVVN, from the coding sequence GTGAAATTTTTAATCTTTACTAAAGAGACGTTATTATTCTTTTTAGCAATTGGTGTTATGCTAGCCTCGATTTCTGCCTGGTTTATCCTGAAAGCAGGTGACGTGGCTGTATTTAATCAGCCTTCGAGCAAAGTAGTTCGTGAATTTCATATGGTGACAGCCGAATTTAAAACAACATTAAAAAACGGACAGGAAATTGAAGCATACCGCTGGGATCCAGGTACGATCGTTATAAAACAAGGTGAGAGAGTTAATTTATATATAAGCGGGATAAATGGTGAAGAACATCCATTTTATATTGAAGGAACCAATATTAAAGGGACAGTAAAAAAAGGAAGAGAAACGATGATCCCCCTCCAGTTTAATAAACAGGGAACCTATCAATTAATCTGCGAGGCTCACTCAGACAGACAGCACAATGGGCCAATGATTGCTTATATTGTTGTAAATTAG
- the mprF gene encoding bifunctional lysylphosphatidylglycerol flippase/synthetase MprF has protein sequence MGINKDKILKVVKFSFPLLLLIFALVEMRKFTRDINVHLLRNELDQLNIALLLLILAITFAAVLPMVLYDVILFRILKIKVLKWELLEQSFIANSFSNLIGFGGIVGAMLRTYFFLKLEHEKRRLLGLIASVSLFYLTGISFLSWIVTTSYRHYPLFVHNRWLYFAAVGVGLYLPVFYLIHTFQAKKEQKSLIPTKAGFGLIGVSIIEWFAVFSAIFVLNKLLGMNVSIPNLFPVYIVAACAGIISMIPGGLGSFDLVFLWGMKNLHVGEEKVLVLLLFYRIGYYFVPFLISLVFFIKLYWKKWNQSWNDLPKAIIQRLSHIILTILVFSSGLIMLLSASIPGIMSRLRIARELLSFPIINVSHQLSVAAGFLLLGLSRGIEYRVKRTYELTMFALILAALFSIFKGIDYEEAIFLIIVALILRLSKGQFYRESYVLTWGKTIFDVTVIFLITSMYLIIGYLNLPSAKLAIPKRFIPYVIVNYRDLFFSAIIGLLIASIILMLGYLISLPRKWKFEMSETQEKAIDSHLRKYEGNTVAHLLFLHDKYLFWNRKKTVLIPFQKYADKLVILGDPIGEKNDLSNAIDEFQEKADLHGYTLVFYQVSDEMLPYLHNHGFAFFKLGEEAHVDLGSFSISAINGITDFESTFQRNYSYKVIEPPFTEDLLLQLREISDEWLQGRNEQGYAVGFFHDGYLNKSPIVIAQDDNMQIIGFMNIMYIYDHDRTAGVDLIRLKSEASEGTIDSLLITLMKWARARGYSRFNLGMAPLANVGLSKFAFLSEKIAAQIFLHGHFISQVQGLRNFKEKYADKWEPKYLAYRRKSSLPFIMAQITLLISKKRTS, from the coding sequence TTGGGGATTAATAAAGACAAGATATTAAAGGTGGTAAAGTTTTCTTTTCCTCTGTTATTATTAATTTTTGCACTTGTAGAAATGAGGAAATTTACTCGAGATATAAATGTACATCTTCTTAGAAATGAATTAGATCAACTGAATATTGCCCTTTTATTGTTGATCTTGGCGATTACATTTGCGGCTGTTTTACCAATGGTGCTTTATGATGTCATCTTATTTAGGATATTAAAGATAAAGGTTTTAAAATGGGAGCTCCTGGAACAATCATTTATTGCCAACTCTTTTTCCAATTTAATTGGTTTTGGAGGCATAGTAGGGGCGATGCTGAGAACATACTTTTTTCTCAAGCTAGAACATGAAAAACGCAGACTACTTGGGCTTATTGCATCTGTTTCGCTTTTTTACTTAACAGGAATATCCTTTCTCTCCTGGATCGTGACAACAAGTTACCGTCATTATCCGTTATTTGTTCATAACAGATGGCTTTATTTTGCAGCTGTGGGTGTAGGTCTTTACTTGCCTGTTTTTTATCTAATACATACTTTTCAAGCGAAAAAGGAACAAAAATCACTAATCCCGACAAAAGCTGGTTTTGGTTTAATTGGAGTTTCGATCATTGAATGGTTTGCGGTATTCAGTGCTATTTTTGTTTTAAATAAATTATTAGGAATGAATGTCAGCATTCCAAATCTTTTTCCAGTCTATATTGTTGCAGCATGCGCAGGAATTATTAGTATGATCCCTGGAGGGCTTGGCTCATTTGATTTGGTATTTTTATGGGGAATGAAAAATCTGCACGTCGGAGAGGAAAAAGTACTTGTCTTACTATTATTTTACCGAATTGGTTATTATTTTGTCCCTTTTTTAATTAGCTTAGTTTTTTTTATCAAACTATATTGGAAGAAATGGAATCAATCCTGGAATGATTTGCCTAAAGCGATTATTCAAAGACTTAGTCATATTATATTGACCATTTTAGTTTTTTCATCCGGCTTAATCATGCTCTTATCAGCAAGTATACCGGGTATTATGTCAAGACTTCGGATCGCAAGAGAATTATTATCATTTCCTATTATTAATGTGTCTCATCAGCTTTCAGTTGCTGCTGGATTCTTACTTCTTGGATTGTCAAGAGGGATTGAGTACCGAGTAAAGCGAACGTATGAGTTGACAATGTTTGCCTTGATTCTTGCAGCACTATTTTCCATATTTAAAGGAATAGATTATGAAGAAGCGATATTTTTAATCATTGTAGCACTTATTCTTAGATTATCAAAAGGTCAATTTTATCGTGAAAGTTATGTTTTAACATGGGGAAAAACGATTTTTGATGTAACAGTTATTTTTCTAATTACTTCCATGTATCTCATCATTGGTTATTTAAATTTACCTTCGGCTAAACTGGCTATTCCTAAAAGGTTTATTCCATATGTCATTGTTAATTATCGTGATTTGTTTTTTAGTGCAATCATTGGCCTGTTGATCGCCTCGATTATTTTAATGCTTGGGTATTTGATAAGTCTTCCAAGAAAGTGGAAATTTGAAATGTCCGAAACACAGGAGAAAGCCATTGATAGCCACTTGAGAAAATACGAGGGAAACACAGTGGCTCACTTACTATTTTTGCATGATAAGTACCTATTTTGGAACCGAAAGAAGACGGTTTTGATTCCTTTCCAAAAATATGCTGATAAATTAGTGATTCTTGGAGATCCCATTGGTGAAAAAAACGATCTATCAAATGCCATAGATGAATTTCAGGAAAAAGCTGATTTACATGGGTATACTCTTGTTTTTTATCAAGTGAGTGATGAGATGCTTCCGTATCTTCATAATCACGGTTTTGCTTTTTTTAAATTGGGTGAAGAAGCTCATGTGGATTTGGGGTCATTTTCCATTTCTGCGATAAATGGGATAACTGATTTCGAAAGTACTTTTCAAAGAAACTATTCGTATAAAGTCATAGAGCCCCCATTTACAGAGGATTTATTGCTTCAGTTACGAGAAATATCAGATGAGTGGCTTCAGGGGAGAAATGAGCAAGGATATGCAGTCGGATTCTTTCATGATGGGTATTTAAATAAATCACCTATTGTGATTGCTCAGGATGACAATATGCAAATTATTGGATTCATGAATATTATGTATATATACGATCATGATCGGACTGCGGGTGTGGATCTAATTAGGTTAAAGTCGGAGGCTTCTGAGGGAACGATAGACTCTCTTCTTATAACATTAATGAAGTGGGCAAGAGCCCGCGGATATAGCCGTTTTAATTTGGGGATGGCTCCTTTGGCAAATGTCGGTTTGTCTAAGTTCGCTTTTTTAAGTGAAAAAATAGCCGCACAGATCTTTCTGCATGGCCATTTTATTTCTCAAGTTCAGGGATTGAGAAATTTTAAAGAAAAATATGCAGATAAGTGGGAACCAAAATACTTGGCATATCGGAGGAAATCATCTTTGCCATTTATTATGGCACAAATCACCTTACTAATTTCCAAAAAAAGAACATCATGA
- a CDS encoding ABC-F family ATP-binding cassette domain-containing protein, which yields MITVSNVSLRYGDRKLFEDVNIKFTPGNCYGLIGANGAGKSTFIKILAGDIEAQTGTVTLGPNERMAVLKQNHFEYEEYEVLKTVIMGHTRLYQVMQEKDAIYMKENFTDEDGMRAAELEGEFAELNGWEAESEAAILLKGLGIQEDLHYKLMAELTGAEKVKVLLAQALFGKPDVLLLDEPTNHLDIKAIQWLEEFLINFENTVIVVSHDRHFLNKVCTHIADLDFGKIQIYVGNYDFWYESSQLASKMAQDANKKKEEKIKELQNFIARFSANASKSKQATSRKKLLDKISLDDIKPSSRRYPYAGFTPEREIGNDLLKVEGLTKTIDGVKVLDNISFYMNKGDKIALVGTNEIAKTTLFKILMGEMEPDSGTFKWGITTARSYFPKDNSEYFENSDLNLVEWLRQFSPKDDSESFLRGFLGRMLFSGEEVLKKASVLSGGEKVRCMLSKMMLSGANVLLLDEPTNHLDLESITALNNGLINFKGSLLFSSHDHQFIQTIANRIFELTPNGLIDKQMTYDEYLESDEIQKQVADMYK from the coding sequence ATGATTACTGTTAGTAATGTTAGTTTAAGATATGGTGACCGAAAATTATTTGAAGATGTTAATATTAAATTTACCCCTGGGAATTGTTATGGTCTTATAGGTGCAAACGGAGCTGGAAAATCTACGTTTATAAAAATTCTCGCTGGCGACATTGAGGCCCAAACAGGAACGGTAACACTTGGTCCAAATGAACGGATGGCCGTATTGAAACAAAACCACTTTGAATATGAAGAATATGAAGTATTAAAAACCGTTATCATGGGACACACAAGGCTTTATCAAGTTATGCAGGAGAAAGACGCTATTTACATGAAGGAAAACTTCACGGATGAAGATGGGATGCGTGCAGCTGAGCTTGAAGGCGAATTCGCAGAACTGAACGGATGGGAAGCAGAATCTGAAGCTGCCATTCTCTTAAAAGGATTGGGAATTCAGGAGGACCTTCATTATAAGTTGATGGCTGAATTAACTGGTGCTGAAAAAGTTAAAGTTTTATTGGCGCAAGCATTGTTTGGTAAACCTGACGTCTTATTACTTGACGAGCCGACAAACCACTTGGATATCAAGGCGATTCAATGGCTGGAGGAATTCTTGATTAACTTCGAGAATACGGTCATTGTAGTTTCCCATGATCGTCATTTCTTAAATAAAGTATGTACACATATTGCTGACCTAGATTTCGGAAAAATTCAAATTTACGTCGGGAACTACGATTTCTGGTATGAATCAAGTCAACTAGCATCAAAAATGGCGCAAGATGCCAATAAAAAGAAAGAAGAAAAAATTAAAGAGTTGCAAAACTTTATTGCCCGTTTCAGCGCGAATGCTTCTAAATCAAAACAGGCGACATCACGGAAAAAACTTTTGGATAAAATTTCTTTGGATGACATTAAACCGTCATCAAGACGTTATCCATATGCAGGCTTTACCCCTGAACGTGAAATCGGGAATGACTTGTTAAAGGTGGAAGGTCTCACCAAAACGATTGATGGCGTTAAGGTACTCGACAATATTAGTTTCTATATGAATAAGGGAGATAAAATCGCCCTAGTTGGAACAAATGAAATTGCAAAAACAACTTTATTTAAAATTTTAATGGGTGAAATGGAACCGGACAGCGGTACCTTTAAATGGGGAATCACTACTGCACGTTCCTATTTTCCTAAAGATAACTCCGAGTATTTTGAAAACAGTGATCTGAATCTTGTAGAGTGGCTGCGCCAATTTTCTCCAAAGGATGACAGCGAAAGCTTCCTACGCGGATTTTTGGGAAGAATGCTGTTTTCTGGAGAAGAGGTATTGAAAAAAGCCAGTGTACTTTCAGGGGGAGAAAAGGTTCGCTGTATGCTGTCTAAAATGATGCTATCAGGAGCAAATGTCCTTCTCCTTGATGAGCCCACAAACCACTTAGACCTGGAGTCAATCACAGCACTGAATAATGGATTAATCAATTTTAAAGGATCTCTATTGTTTTCATCGCACGATCATCAATTTATTCAGACCATTGCCAATCGGATTTTTGAATTAACACCAAATGGATTAATCGATAAACAAATGACTTACGATGAATATCTGGAAAGTGACGAAATTCAGAAACAAGTAGCTGATATGTATAAGTAA
- the yidC gene encoding membrane protein insertase YidC: protein MKTKKSTLLLIALLSFTTLLLSACSSQAQNSKNPGFFQHYFVDTFSNIIQSVAKVFYGNYGLAIIIVTIIIRLCLMPFMMRQYKNQMAMKEKMDLIKPEMDAVQKKLKAEKDPKKKQELQAEMMGLYQKHGVNPLNMGCLPLIIQMPILTAFYYAIRSSKDIAQHKFLWFSLGHPDIVLTIIAGLIYYFQFKVSQTTMPKQQQEQMKFMGLLSPLMIVMFSFSAPAALPLYWVVGGTFLTLQTLISQKLYYKNPTEVPAKQK, encoded by the coding sequence ATGAAAACGAAAAAATCGACTTTATTACTAATTGCACTTTTATCATTTACAACATTACTGCTATCAGCGTGCTCTTCACAAGCACAAAACAGTAAAAACCCAGGTTTTTTCCAGCACTACTTTGTCGACACATTCTCAAACATTATCCAATCTGTCGCTAAAGTTTTCTATGGAAACTACGGTCTGGCCATTATCATTGTTACGATCATTATCAGACTTTGCTTAATGCCATTCATGATGCGGCAATACAAAAATCAAATGGCCATGAAGGAAAAAATGGACTTAATTAAACCGGAAATGGATGCCGTTCAAAAGAAATTAAAAGCTGAAAAGGACCCAAAAAAGAAGCAAGAGCTTCAAGCCGAAATGATGGGATTGTATCAAAAACACGGCGTAAACCCATTAAACATGGGCTGTCTTCCACTTATTATTCAAATGCCGATTTTAACTGCATTTTATTATGCAATCCGCAGTTCTAAAGATATTGCTCAACATAAATTTTTATGGTTCAGTTTAGGACATCCTGATATCGTATTAACGATTATCGCGGGATTAATTTACTATTTTCAATTTAAGGTTTCCCAAACGACGATGCCTAAACAGCAGCAGGAACAAATGAAGTTCATGGGACTCTTATCGCCTTTGATGATTGTGATGTTTTCATTTAGTGCACCTGCCGCTCTTCCACTGTATTGGGTTGTTGGGGGAACATTCTTAACCCTTCAAACACTGATAAGCCAAAAACTTTATTATAAAAATCCAACTGAAGTTCCTGCAAAACAAAAATAA
- the pflA gene encoding pyruvate formate-lyase-activating protein has protein sequence MNGNIHSIETLGTVDGPGIRYVIFTQGCLLRCQFCHNADTWEIGTGKEMTVSEIIDDLKSYLPFIQASGGGITVSGGEPLLQVPFLTELFKACKKLGIHTTIDSSGGCFSHSKLFIEQLEELLKYTDLILLDLKHINRKKHIQLTGMANDHILEFAKFLSERHIPIWIRHVLVPTITDAPEDLTKLGEFIGTLDNVDKIEILPYHKLGVYKWEALGHEYPLKGIEPPTGENVDFAYRKLIAHWQQHQFQ, from the coding sequence ATGAACGGAAATATTCATTCAATCGAAACATTAGGAACAGTTGACGGACCTGGGATCCGTTATGTCATTTTTACACAAGGGTGTCTGCTGCGCTGTCAGTTCTGCCACAATGCAGATACATGGGAAATCGGTACGGGAAAAGAAATGACTGTTTCCGAAATCATTGATGATTTAAAAAGCTATCTCCCTTTCATCCAAGCTTCCGGAGGTGGAATTACTGTCAGCGGGGGTGAACCCCTTTTGCAAGTTCCCTTCCTCACTGAATTATTTAAAGCATGCAAAAAATTAGGGATTCATACGACAATCGATTCTTCAGGCGGTTGTTTCTCCCATTCCAAACTATTTATTGAGCAGCTGGAGGAGTTATTAAAATATACGGATTTAATTTTACTGGATTTGAAACATATCAATCGTAAAAAACACATTCAGTTAACTGGTATGGCCAATGACCATATATTAGAATTCGCGAAATTTTTATCTGAACGCCATATCCCGATCTGGATTAGGCATGTACTAGTTCCTACTATTACTGATGCACCAGAAGATTTAACTAAATTGGGTGAATTTATCGGGACCTTAGATAACGTCGATAAAATTGAAATTCTCCCCTATCATAAGCTTGGTGTCTATAAATGGGAAGCACTCGGTCATGAATATCCATTAAAAGGAATCGAACCTCCAACTGGGGAAAATGTGGATTTTGCTTATCGGAAACTAATAGCCCACTGGCAACAACACCAATTCCAGTAG
- the pflB gene encoding formate C-acetyltransferase, producing MEQWQGFTKGDWSKEVNVRDFILKNYSEYEGDDSFLAGATAATTKLWDQVMELTKQEREKGGVLEMDTETVSAITSHGPGYLDEEIEKVVGFQTDKPFNRSLQPFGGIRMAKQACEAYGFKLSPEIDKIFTDYRKTHNQGVFDAYTSEMLRARKAGIITGLPDAYGRGRIIGDYRRIALYGVDFLMKEKQKDFNNTSSVMTEDTIRLREELSEQYRALKELKELAASYGFDISQPAKNTQEAFQWLYFGYLAAVKEQNGAAMSLGRVSTFLDIYVERDLQNGTLTEEEAQELVDHFVMKLRLVKFARTPDYNELFSGDPTWVTESIGGLANDGRSLVTKNSFRFLHTLENLGPAPEPNLTVLWSTRLPENFKKFCAKVSIKTSAIQYENDDIMRPEYGDDYGIACCVSAMEIGKQMQFFGARANLAKTLLYAINGGVDEKLKIQVGPEYRPITSEILDYNDVMEKFDQMMEWLAGLYINTLNVIHYMHDKYSYERIEMALHDTQILRTMATGIAGLSVAADSLSAIKYGQVKVIRDENGLAVDFETSGDYPKYGNNDDRVDSIAVEIVERFMKKLRKHVTYRNSVHTLSILTITSNVVYGKKTGNTPDGRRAGEPFAPGANPMHGRDTKGTLASLSSVAKLPYSYAMDGISNTFSIVPKALGKDEESQTRNLTAILDGYAAKSGHHLNVNVFNRETLLDAMEHPELYPQLTIRVSGYAVNFIKLTKEQQLDVINRTFHESL from the coding sequence ATGGAACAATGGCAAGGCTTTACAAAAGGTGATTGGTCAAAAGAAGTTAATGTCCGTGATTTTATCTTAAAAAATTATTCAGAATATGAAGGAGATGATTCCTTCCTAGCAGGAGCCACAGCAGCTACAACCAAATTGTGGGATCAAGTAATGGAACTCACAAAACAGGAGCGCGAAAAAGGCGGTGTTCTTGAAATGGACACCGAAACTGTTTCAGCCATTACTTCCCATGGACCAGGGTATTTAGATGAAGAGATTGAAAAGGTAGTTGGTTTCCAAACCGATAAACCATTTAACCGCTCACTCCAGCCTTTTGGCGGCATTCGCATGGCGAAACAAGCTTGTGAAGCTTATGGCTTTAAATTAAGCCCAGAAATTGACAAGATATTCACAGACTATCGGAAAACTCATAACCAAGGCGTCTTTGATGCTTATACCAGTGAAATGCTCCGTGCAAGAAAGGCCGGAATTATTACAGGACTTCCAGACGCTTATGGCAGGGGCCGGATCATTGGGGACTATCGCCGAATTGCTTTATACGGTGTTGACTTTTTAATGAAAGAAAAACAAAAAGATTTTAATAATACTTCAAGTGTTATGACTGAAGATACTATTCGCCTAAGAGAAGAACTTTCAGAACAATATCGTGCACTAAAAGAACTGAAGGAACTTGCCGCAAGCTATGGCTTCGACATTTCCCAACCAGCTAAAAATACCCAGGAAGCATTCCAATGGCTATACTTTGGTTACCTTGCAGCTGTAAAAGAACAAAATGGTGCCGCTATGAGCCTTGGACGTGTTTCAACCTTCCTAGATATTTATGTTGAGCGCGACCTGCAAAACGGCACATTAACGGAAGAAGAGGCACAAGAATTAGTTGATCATTTTGTAATGAAACTTCGTCTTGTTAAATTTGCCCGGACACCTGATTATAATGAATTGTTCAGCGGTGACCCAACATGGGTAACAGAATCTATTGGCGGATTGGCAAACGATGGCCGCTCATTAGTCACGAAAAACTCTTTCCGATTCTTGCACACCCTTGAAAACTTAGGGCCGGCGCCAGAACCAAACTTAACTGTACTTTGGTCCACTCGTCTTCCAGAAAACTTTAAAAAGTTCTGTGCAAAAGTTTCAATAAAAACAAGTGCCATTCAATATGAAAATGACGACATTATGCGTCCTGAATATGGTGATGATTATGGAATTGCCTGCTGCGTATCTGCAATGGAAATCGGTAAACAAATGCAATTCTTTGGAGCCCGTGCCAACCTTGCCAAAACACTTCTTTATGCGATCAATGGCGGAGTAGATGAAAAATTAAAAATTCAAGTCGGTCCAGAATACCGCCCAATTACTTCAGAAATCTTAGACTATAACGATGTAATGGAAAAATTCGACCAAATGATGGAATGGCTGGCAGGCCTTTATATTAATACTTTAAATGTGATTCACTATATGCACGATAAATATAGCTATGAAAGAATCGAAATGGCGTTACATGATACGCAAATTCTTCGGACTATGGCAACTGGTATTGCCGGTTTAAGTGTAGCTGCTGACTCATTAAGTGCCATTAAATACGGTCAAGTAAAAGTGATTCGTGATGAAAACGGCTTAGCGGTAGACTTTGAAACGAGCGGTGATTACCCTAAATACGGCAATAATGATGACCGTGTTGACAGTATTGCCGTTGAAATCGTTGAAAGGTTTATGAAAAAATTACGCAAACATGTGACTTATCGTAATTCTGTTCATACTTTATCCATTTTAACGATCACTTCAAACGTAGTTTACGGAAAGAAAACTGGTAATACACCAGATGGCAGACGCGCGGGCGAACCATTTGCACCTGGAGCAAACCCAATGCATGGCCGTGATACAAAAGGCACACTTGCTTCCTTGTCATCTGTTGCCAAGCTTCCTTACAGCTATGCAATGGACGGCATTTCTAATACGTTCTCTATCGTTCCTAAAGCATTAGGAAAAGATGAAGAAAGTCAAACTCGCAACTTAACAGCCATCTTAGATGGATATGCAGCAAAATCCGGTCATCATTTAAATGTTAACGTCTTTAACAGAGAAACACTATTAGACGCAATGGAACATCCAGAGCTATATCCACAATTAACCATTCGTGTTTCCGGATATGCCGTTAACTTTATTAAATTAACAAAAGAACAGCAATTAGACGTTATTAACCGTACTTTCCACGAATCTTTATAG